The Malus domestica chromosome 10, GDT2T_hap1 genome contains a region encoding:
- the LOC114827711 gene encoding malate dehydrogenase-like isoform X2, protein MAKNPVRVLVTGAAGQIGYAIVPMIARGVMLGPDQPVILHMLDIEPAAEALNGVKMELIDAAFPLLKGVVATTDAQEACKDVNIAIMVGGFPRKEGMERKDVMSKNVSIYKAQASALEKHAASDVKVLVVANPANTNALILKEYAPKIPEKNITCLTRLDHNRALGQISEKLNVHVGDVKNVIIWGNHSSTQYPDVNHANVTTSSEEKPVRELVANDQWLNTEFITTVQQRGAAIIKARKLSSALSAASSACDHIRDWVLGTPKGTWVSMGVYSDGSYGIQKGLIYSFPVTCEKGQWSIVQGLKIDEFSRGKLDATAKELIEEKSLAYSCLN, encoded by the exons ATGGCGAAAAACCCAGTTCGAGTTCTTGTCACTGGTGCCGCTG GGCAAATAGGGTATGCTATTGTTCCGATGATTGCCAGGGGGGTCATGCTAGGCCCTGACCAGCCTGTAATTCTGCACATGCTTGATATTGAACCTGCAGCTGAGGCCCTGAATGGGGTGAAAATGGAACTGATTGATGCTGCCTTTCCTCTTCTCAAAG GTGTTGTTGCTACAACAGATGCTCAGGAAGCTTGTAAAGATGTCAATATTGCTATTATGGTCGGCGGGTTCCCGCGGAAGGAAGGTATGGAAAGAAAGGATGTGATGTCGAAAAATGTATCAATCTACAAGGCTCAAGCTTCAGCACTAGAAAAGCATGCTGCTTCAGATGTCAAG GTTCTGGTGGTTGCCAACCCAGCAAACACTAATGCACTCATCTTGAAAGAATATGCACCTAAAATCCCAGAGAAGAACATCACATGTCTTACAAGACTAGATCATAACAGAGCTTTGGGACAAATCTCCGAGAAGCTAAACGTTCACGTTGGTGACGTGAAGAATGTTATCATCTGGGGCAATCACTCTTCAACTCAGTATCCTGATGTTAATCATGCAAATGTCACAACTAGCAGTGAAGAGAAACCTGTCAGGGAACTTGTGGCTAATGATCAATG GTTAAATACCGAGTTCATCACCACTGTGCAGCAGCGCGGTGCAGCCATTATTAAGGCTCGGAAGTTATCAAGTGCATTATCTGCTGCAAGTTCCGCTTGTGATCACATACGTGATTGGGTTCTTGGGACTCCTAAG GGGACATGGGTTTCAATGGGAGTGTACTCTGATGGTTCTTATGGAATTCAGAAAGGCCTAATTTACTCCTTCCCTGTTACATGTGAGAAAGGACAATGGTCAATTGTGCAGG GACTCAAGATTGACGAGTTCTCGAGGGGGAAGTTGGATGCAACTGCAAAAGAGCTCATTGAGGAGAAATCGTTGGCCTACTCATGCCTTAATTGA
- the LOC114827711 gene encoding malate dehydrogenase-like isoform X1: protein MSVCFLRKMETIVVLLQKMENMNVVLIQKSLIVLFTIAFFWKLVKYMWSFLNMEKDPVTVLVTGAAGQIGYAIVPMIARGVMLGPDQPVILHMLDIEPAAEALNGVKMELIDAAFPLLKGVVATTDAQEACKDVNIAIMVGGFPRKEGMERKDVMSKNVSIYKAQASALEKHAASDVKVLVVANPANTNALILKEYAPKIPEKNITCLTRLDHNRALGQISEKLNVHVGDVKNVIIWGNHSSTQYPDVNHANVTTSSEEKPVRELVANDQWLNTEFITTVQQRGAAIIKARKLSSALSAASSACDHIRDWVLGTPKGTWVSMGVYSDGSYGIQKGLIYSFPVTCEKGQWSIVQGLKIDEFSRGKLDATAKELIEEKSLAYSCLN, encoded by the exons ATGTCTGTTTGTTTTCTGAGAAAAATGGAGACTATTGTAGTACTGCTTCAGAAAATGGAGAATATGAATGTTGTACTGATTCAGAAAAGTTTGATTGTTCTGTTCACTATTGCCTTCTTTTGGAAGCTCGTAAAATACATGTGGAGCTTCTTGAATATGGAGAAGGATCCTGTGACTGTTTTGGTCACCGGTGCTGCAG GGCAAATAGGGTATGCTATTGTTCCGATGATTGCCAGGGGGGTCATGCTAGGCCCTGACCAGCCTGTAATTCTGCACATGCTTGATATTGAACCTGCAGCTGAGGCCCTGAATGGGGTGAAAATGGAACTGATTGATGCTGCCTTTCCTCTTCTCAAAG GTGTTGTTGCTACAACAGATGCTCAGGAAGCTTGTAAAGATGTCAATATTGCTATTATGGTCGGCGGGTTCCCGCGGAAGGAAGGTATGGAAAGAAAGGATGTGATGTCGAAAAATGTATCAATCTACAAGGCTCAAGCTTCAGCACTAGAAAAGCATGCTGCTTCAGATGTCAAG GTTCTGGTGGTTGCCAACCCAGCAAACACTAATGCACTCATCTTGAAAGAATATGCACCTAAAATCCCAGAGAAGAACATCACATGTCTTACAAGACTAGATCATAACAGAGCTTTGGGACAAATCTCCGAGAAGCTAAACGTTCACGTTGGTGACGTGAAGAATGTTATCATCTGGGGCAATCACTCTTCAACTCAGTATCCTGATGTTAATCATGCAAATGTCACAACTAGCAGTGAAGAGAAACCTGTCAGGGAACTTGTGGCTAATGATCAATG GTTAAATACCGAGTTCATCACCACTGTGCAGCAGCGCGGTGCAGCCATTATTAAGGCTCGGAAGTTATCAAGTGCATTATCTGCTGCAAGTTCCGCTTGTGATCACATACGTGATTGGGTTCTTGGGACTCCTAAG GGGACATGGGTTTCAATGGGAGTGTACTCTGATGGTTCTTATGGAATTCAGAAAGGCCTAATTTACTCCTTCCCTGTTACATGTGAGAAAGGACAATGGTCAATTGTGCAGG GACTCAAGATTGACGAGTTCTCGAGGGGGAAGTTGGATGCAACTGCAAAAGAGCTCATTGAGGAGAAATCGTTGGCCTACTCATGCCTTAATTGA
- the LOC103435356 gene encoding organic cation/carnitine transporter 3, with the protein MADSTPLLSETNSAEPEPPVLYKHLPSLDSTIERCIGDFGWAQFLQAFLVAFSWFFDAQQTFITVFTDAVPTWHCTLLTEQPNSCNSASNICQLPQNAWAWDRAKHTSIISEWNLECSSSLITGLPASAFFIGCSIGGLALATLADTSLGRKNMLFLSCLMMSLSTFLTAFSTNIWIYSVLRFITGFARATIGTSALVLSTELVGRRWRGQVGVMGFFCFTLGFLSLPAIAYALRAHSWRTLYFWTSIPTLLYSIMVHFLVCESPRWLFVRGRKEDAIETLKCIAPVNSTTIKAPLTSSFISSLSFEQETWKVDLYSAIDALVKRKWAFRRLSAVMAIGYGIGMVYYGMPLALGSLEFNLYLSVTLNALSELPASLITFFFIDKMNRKTSVLVFTSLSGVCSIMSVLKGIHPIWTRLQIGFELVSFFSACLAFGVLLIFTIELFPTCVRNSALSIVRQAVVLGGVFSPMLAASGRANGGFLSYGVFGVVIGVCGWFVVCLPETRGRGICDTMDEEEFKVTNIACNAVGDHV; encoded by the coding sequence ATGGCCGATTCAACCCCTCTTCTATCCGAAACAAACTCGGCTGAGCCAGAACCCCCTGTGCTCTACAAACACCTCCCATCCCTCGACTCCACGATCGAGCGGTGCATCGGAGATTTTGGATGGGCCCAATTTCTCCAAGCCTTCCTTGTAGCATTCTCATGGTTCTTTGATGCCCAACAAACCTTCATCACTGTCTTCACCGACGCAGTGCCAACATGGCACTGCACCCTCCTGACTGAGCAACCCAACTCATGCAACTCAGCCTCCAATATTTGCCAACTTCCTCAAAACGCATGGGCCTGGGACAGGGCCAAACACACTTCCATCATCTCCGAATGGAACCTAGAGTGCTCCTCATCACTCATCACGGGACTGCCGGCCTCAGCCTTCTTCATAGGATGTTCAATTGGCGGGCTGGCCCTGGCCACACTTGCTGACACCTCACTAGGTCGCAAAAACATGCTCTTTCTCTCATGTCTCATGATGTCTTTATCCACCTTCCTCACTGCCTTCTCCACCAACATATGGATCTACTCCGTCCTTCGATTCATCACCGGGTTCGCCCGTGCCACCATCGGTACTTCCGCCCTTGTCTTATCAACAGAGCTCGTCGGAAGGCGGTGGCGCGGACAGGTTGGTGTTATGGGATTCTTCTGTTTCACTCTAGGGTTTCTCTCCCTCCCAGCTATAGCATACGCTCTCAGAGCTCACTCATGGAGAACACTCTATTTTTGGACCTCAATCCCCACATTATTGTACTCTATAATGGTTCATTTTTTGGTTTGTGAGTCACCAAGATGGCTCTTCGTGCGAGGTCGAAAAGAAGACGCAATTGAAACCCTAAAATGCATTGCACCCGTCAATAGCACTACTATCAAAGCCCCACTTACCTCGAGCTTTATTTCGAGCTTGTCCTTCGAGCAAGAAACGTGGAAGGTCGATCTCTACTCTGCAATCGATGCTTTGGTGAAGCGAAAATGGGCATTTCGGAGATTGTCCGCGGTTATGGCAATCGGATATGGTATCGGAATGGTATATTACGGCATGCCATTAGCTTTGGGAAGCCTGGAATTCAATCTCTACTTAAGCGTCACGCTCAACGCCTTGTCCGAATTGCCAGCTTCATTAATCACATTCTTCTTCATCGATAAAATGAACAGGAAAACCTCAGTCTTGGTTTTCACTAGTCTTAGTGGGGTTTGTAGCATCATGTCCGTGTTAAAAGGTATACATCCAATATGGACACGGTTGCAAATAGGGTTCGAGCTCGTGTCCTTTTTCAGCGCATGCTTGGCTTTCGGTGTATTGCTTATATTTACAATTGAGCTATTTCCGACTTGCGTGAGGAACTCGGCTCTGTCGATTGTGAGGCAGGCGGTGGTGTTAGGAGGCGTTTTTAGTCCCATGCTGGCGGCCTCCGGGAGAGCCAACGGTGGGTTTTTGTCGTATGGAGTGTTTGGGGTTGTGATTGGGGTCTGTGGGTGGTTTGTGGTTTGTTTGCCAGAGACAAGAGGGAGAGGGATTTGTGATACGATGGATGAAGAAGAGTTTAAAGTtacaaatattgcttgtaatgCGGTTGGTGATCATGTCTAG
- the LOC114827712 gene encoding uncharacterized protein: MRGGTAIGIGRKLTNPSNRSISKVTLIPFSTSSNSGGGRGRGRGGPSPPRQFDFVAPNRVPGQSDSNEPKSDPPASVPGIGHGRGKPLASSQPPSSFSSFVSSIKPDSAACRVQPDQVQPGPQARDPVASDAGASKPAAPIFFRREDGSDPPLPGGGRGKPMSQPSPGQVQPGPQARDSVASDAGPSKPATPFFFRREDGLDPPLPGGGRGKPMSQPSPELLVKEVNRHFVAPKSQIEKENRHIQARPDQDPAHNRPAPRGPKLTREEAVAKALGILQRDDVEGGGGGGDRGGGRGRGMRGRRGGRGRGRGDFRRSDKGKDLDEGKGSGLYLGDNADGEKLAKQLGPENMNKLVEGFEEVSSEVLPSPLDEAFVDAMHTNYMIECEPEFLMGDFSKNPDIDEKPPISLRDALEKMKPFLMAYEGIQSHEEWEEEVKEVMERVPLLKEIVDHYSGPDRVTAKKQQQELERVAKTLPAKVPESVKRFTDRAVLSLQSNPGWGFDRKCQFMDKLVDKVSKHYK; the protein is encoded by the exons ATGAGAGGAGGAACCGCCATTGGAATAGGCAGGAAGCTCACCAATCCATCCAACCGCTCCATTTCCAAAGTAACCCTAATCCCCTTCTCCACTTCCTCCAACAGCGGCGGCGGCCGAGGTCGTGGTCGCGGCGGCCCATCTCCCCCCCGTCAGTTCGACTTCGTTGCCCCAAATCGCGTCCCGGGTCAGTCCGATTCTAACGAGCCCAAATCTGACCCTCCCGCGTCCGTGCCCGGAATCGGCCATGGGCGCGGCAAACCCTTGGCTTCGTCCCAACCACCGTCGTCCTTCTCTTCCTTCGTCTCTTCCATCAAACCCGATTCAGCAGCTTGTCGTGTCCAGCCGGATCAAGTGCAACCGGGCCCACAGGCACGTGATCCGGTGGCCTCCGACGCCGGCGCCAGCAAACCCGCTGCACCCATTTTCTTCAGAAGGGAAGATGGGTCGGACCCGCCATTGCCGGGTGGCGGGCGGGGGAAACCAATGAGCCAACCGAGCCCGGGTCAAGTGCAACCGGGCCCACAGGCACGTGATTCGGTGGCCTCTGACGCCGGCCCCAGCAAACCCGCTACACCCTTTTTCTTCAGAAGGGAAGACGGGTTGGACCCGCCATTGCCCGGTGGCGGGCGGGGGAAACCAATGAGTCAACCAAGCCCGGAGCTCCTAGTTAAGGAGGTGAACAGGCATTTTGTGGCTCCAAAGTCCCAAATTGAGAAAGAGAACCGGCACATTCAGGCCAGACCAGACCAGGATCCGGCCCATAATAGACCCGCGCCGAGAGGTCCGAAGTTGACCCGGGAAGAGGCGGTGGCGAAAGCACTTGGGATACTGCAAAGGGATGATGTTGAGGGGGGTGGTGGCGGCGGCGACCGCGGTGGTGGAAGAGGCAGAGGGATGAGAGGAAGACGAGGAGGCCGAGGCAGGGGAAGGGGAGATTTTAGACGGAGTGACAAAGGCAAGGActtggatgaaggaaaaggttCGGGGCTTTATCTTGGAGACAATGCTGATGGTGAGAAGCTGGCTAAGCAGCTTGGCCCTGAGAATATGAACAAATTGGTTGAAGGGTTTGAGGAGGTGAGTAGTGAAGTGCTCCCTTCGCCATTGGACGAAGCGTTTGTGGATGCCATGCATACCAATTATATG ATAGAATGTGAGCCAGAGTTTCTGATGGGGGACTTTAGTAAAAATCCAGATATTGATGAGAAGCCGCCTATTTCTCTTCGGGATGCACTTGAGAAGATGAAGCCTTTCTTGATGGCATATGAGGGTATTCAAAGTCATGAGGAGTGGGAG GAAGAGGTGAAAGAGGTGATGGAAAGAGTTCCATTGTTGAAGGAAATTGTTGATCACTACAGTGGACCAGATAGGGTAactgcaaagaaacaacaacaAGAGTTAGAAAGAGTTGCTAAAACTTTGCCTGCAAAGGTACCTGAATCTGTAAAGCGATTCACTGATCGTGCAGTGCTCTCTCTCCAG AGCAACCCTGGCTGGGGATTTGACAGGAAATGCCAGTTCATGGATAAACTAGTCGATAAGGTTTCCAAGCACTACAAGTAA